The proteins below are encoded in one region of Garra rufa chromosome 12, GarRuf1.0, whole genome shotgun sequence:
- the LOC141346622 gene encoding E3 ubiquitin-protein ligase TRIM39-like, whose protein sequence is MSSSSGPLSEDLQCSICLDMFTDPVSTPCGHNFCKTCLNKCWNNSQTCSCPYCKETFKQRPDLKSNTTLRELVGHYKKKSPEKTTDVLCDICEERKLKALKSCLVCQSSYCETHLEPHLRVTRLKKHKLMDPVSNLEDYICQKHERPLDLFCRDDQTCVCYICTVKDHKNHNTVSIEEESEEKKTELMKTQKDLQQMIQNRIKTIQDIRHSAEDRKRLYTKLLEMMEEQQKAAEKQEEELIEELEQEITELKMRNTELEQLSHTEDHLHLLQIHSSLCSPTNTRNWPEISMKTHESLETLRRDLTQLKDTIDEKLTQTVSRELKWMQQYAVDVTLDPDTANPYLILSDDGKQVRCGDIRQKLPDKPERFDTCACVLGKEGFSSGRFYFEVQVKGKTKWDLGVARESINRKGEITASPSHGQWTVFLRNRNEYKACDDPRVSLSLRVKPQRVGVFVDYEEGLVSFYDVESSSHIYSFTGQSFTEKLYPLFSPCYNDGGKNSRPLIITPVNDNK, encoded by the exons ATGTCATCCTCCAGTGGTCCTCTGTCTGAGGATCTTCAGTGCTCTATATGTCTGGACATGTTCACTGATCCAGTCAGCACTCCATGTGGACACAACTTCTGCAAGACCTGTCTGAATAAGTGCTGGAACAACAGTCAGACCTGCAGCTGTCCATACTGTAAAGAAACATTCAAGCAAAGACCTGATCTCAAGAGTAATACCACACTCAGAGAGCTTGTAGGTCACTATAAAAAGAAATCTCCAGAGAAAACAACTGATGTTCTGTGTGACATCTGTGAGGAGAGAAAGCTGAAAGCCCTGAAGTCGTGTCTGGTGTGTCAGAGCTCTTACTGTGAAACTCACCTGGAGCCTCATTTGAGAGTGACACGTTTGAAGAAACACAAACTGATGGATCCTGTGAGTAATCTGGAGGACTATATATGTCAGAAACATGAGAGACCTCTGGATCTGTTCTGTAGAGATGATCAGACATGTGTGTGTTACATCTGCACTGTGAAAGACCACAAGAACCACAACACTGTTTCTatagaagaggagagtgaagagaaGAAG ACTGAACTGATGAAGACACAGAAAGATCTGCAGCAGATGATCCAGAACAGAATCAAAACGATTCAAGACATCAGACACTCAGCAGAAGACAGAAAA AGATTATATACTAAACTGCTGGAGATGATGGAGGAGCAGCAGAAAGCAGCAGAGAAACAGGAGGAAGAGCTGATTGAAGAGCTGGAGCAGGAGATCACTGAGCTAAAGATGAGAAACACTGAGCTGGAGCAGCTCTCACACACTGAAGATCACCTCCACCTCCTACAG ATTCACTCATCCCTGTGCAGCCCTACAAACACCAGGAACTGGCCTGAGATCAGTATGAAGACTCATGAGAGTCTGGAGACTCTGAGGAGAGATCTGACTCAACTGAAGGACACTATAGATGAGAAACTCACACAAACTG TGTCTAGAGAGCTGAAGTGGATGCAGCAGTATGCAG TGGATGTGACTCTGGATCCTGATACAGCTAATCCATATCTCATCCTGTCTGATGATGGAAAACAAGTGAGATGTGGAGACATTAGACAGAAACTCCCAGACAAACCAGAGAGATTTGATACATGTGCCTGTGTCTTGGGAAAGGAGGGATTCTCCTCAGGGAGATTTTATTTTGAGGTTCAGGTGAAGGGAAAGACTAAATGGGATTTAGGAGTGGCCAGAGAATCCATTAACAGGAAGGGAGAGATCACAGCTAGTCCCAGTCATGGACAATGGACTGTGTTTCTGAGGAATAGAAATGAATATAAAGCCTGTGATGATCCTCGTGTCTCTCTGTCTCTGAGAGTGAAGCCGCAGCGGGTCGGTGTGTTTGTGGATTATGAGGAGGGTCTGGTCTCCTTTTATGATGTGGAGTCCAGCTCTCATATCTACTCTTTCACTGGTCAGTCTTTCACTGAAAAACTCTATCCATTATTTAGCCCATGCTATAATGATGGTGGTAAAAACTCAAGACCACTGATCATCACACCTgtcaatgataataaatga
- the LOC141346427 gene encoding E3 ubiquitin-protein ligase TRIM39-like isoform X1: MAESSPTSTKARKNRRQSFDHEPPLMSSSSGPLSEDLQCSICLDVFTDPVSTPCGHNFCKTCLNKCWDNSQTCSCPYCKETFKQRPDLKINTTLRELVGHYKKKTPEKTTDVLCDICEERKLKALKSCLVCQSSYCETHLEPHLRVARLKKHKLMDPVSNLEDYICQKHERPLDLFCRDDQTCVCYICTVKDHKNHNIVPIEEESQEKKTELMKTQKDVQQMIQDRTKKIKDIKHSAEVRKRNTEKEKAAHVELFTDLIRSIERYQTELLEMMEEQQKAAEKQEEELIEELEQEITELKMRNTELEQLSHTEDHLHLLQIHSSLCSPTNTRNWPEISMKTHESLETLRRDLTQLKDTIDEKLTQTVSRELKWMQQYAVDVTLDPDTAQPRLILSDDGKQVRDGDIRQKLPDNPERFDQCVYVLGKEGFSSGRFYFEIQVKGKTDWDLGVARESINRKGEIIASPSDGYWTVILRNGNEYTACDDPRVSLSLRVKPQRVGVFVDYEEGLVSFYDVESSSHIYSFTGQSFTEKLYPLFTPCLNDGGKNSSPLIITPVNDNK; this comes from the exons ATGGCAGAATCTTCACCAACATCAACAAAAGCAAGAAAAAACAGGAGACAGAGTTTTGACCATGAACCTCCAT TAATGTCATCCTCCAGTGGTCCTCTGTCTGAGGATCTTCAGTGCTCTATATGTCTGGACGTGTTCACTGATCCAGTCAGCACTCCATGTGGACACAACTTCTGCAAGACCTGTCTGAATAAGTGCTGGGACAACAGTCAGACCTGCAGCTGTCCATACTGTAAAGAAACATTCAAGCAAAGACCTGATCTCAAGATTAATACCACACTCAGAGAGCTTGTAGGTCACTATAAAAAGAAAACTCCTGAGAAAACAACTGATGTTCTGTGTGACATCTGTGAGGAAAGAAAGCTGAAAGCCCTGAAGTCGTGTCTGGTGTGTCAGAGCTCTTACTGTGAAACTCACCTGGAGCCTCATTTGAGAGTGGCACGTTTGAAGAAACACAAACTGATGGATCCTGTGAGTAATCTGGAGGACTATATATGTCAGAAACATGAGAGACCTCTGGATCTGTTCTGTAGAGATGATCAGACATGTGTGTGTTACATTTGCACTGTGAAAGACCACAAGAACCACAACATTGTTCCTATAGAAGAGGAGAGTCAAGAGAAGAAG ACTGAACTGATGAAGACACAGAAAGATGTGCAGCAGATGATCCAGGACAGAACCAAGAAGATTAAAGACATCAAACACTCAGCAGAAGTCAGAAAA AGAAACACAGAGAAGGAGAAAGCAGCCCATGTGGAGCTCTTCACTGATctcatccgctccattgagagatATCAGACTGAACTGCTGGAGATGATGGAGGAGCAGCAGAAAGCAGCAGAGAAACAGGAGGAAGAGCTGATTGAAGAGCTGGAGCAGGAGATCACTGAGCTAAAGATGAGAAACACTGAGCTGGAGCAGCTCTCACACACTGAAGATCACCTCCACCTCCTACAG ATTCACTCATCCCTGTGCAGCCCTACAAACACCAGGAACTGGCCTGAGATCAGTATGAAGACTCATGAGAGTCTGGAGACTCTGAGGAGAGATCTGACTCAACTGAAGGACACTATAGATGAGAAACTCACACAAACTG TGTCTAGAGAGCTGAAGTGGATGCAGCAGTATGCAG TGGATGTGACTCTGGATCCTGATACAGCTCAACCTAGACTCATCCTGTCTGATGATGGAAAACAAGTGAGAGATGGAGACATTAGACAGAAACTCCCAGAcaatccagagagatttgatcAATGTGTCTATGTCTTGGGAAAGGAGGGATTCTCCTCAGGGAGATTTTATTTTGAGATTCAGGTGAAGGGAAAGACTGATTGGGATTTAGGAGTGGCCAGAGAATCCATTAACAGGAAGGGAGAGATCATAGCTAGTCCCAGTGATGGATACTGGACTGTGATTCTGAGGAATGGAAATGAATATACAGCCTGTGATGATCCTCGTGTGTCTCTGTCTCTGAGAGTGAAGCCGCAGCGGGTCGGTGTGTTTGTGGATTATGAGGAGGGTCTGGTCTCCTTTTATGATGTGGAGTCCAGCTCTCATATCTACTCTTTCACTGGTCAGTCTTTCACTGAAAAACTCTATCCATTATTTACCCCGTGCCTTAATGATGGAGGTAAAAACTCAAGTCCACTGATCATCACACCTgtcaatgataataaatga
- the LOC141346427 gene encoding E3 ubiquitin-protein ligase TRIM39-like isoform X2 codes for MSSSSGPLSEDLQCSICLDVFTDPVSTPCGHNFCKTCLNKCWDNSQTCSCPYCKETFKQRPDLKINTTLRELVGHYKKKTPEKTTDVLCDICEERKLKALKSCLVCQSSYCETHLEPHLRVARLKKHKLMDPVSNLEDYICQKHERPLDLFCRDDQTCVCYICTVKDHKNHNIVPIEEESQEKKTELMKTQKDVQQMIQDRTKKIKDIKHSAEVRKRNTEKEKAAHVELFTDLIRSIERYQTELLEMMEEQQKAAEKQEEELIEELEQEITELKMRNTELEQLSHTEDHLHLLQIHSSLCSPTNTRNWPEISMKTHESLETLRRDLTQLKDTIDEKLTQTVSRELKWMQQYAVDVTLDPDTAQPRLILSDDGKQVRDGDIRQKLPDNPERFDQCVYVLGKEGFSSGRFYFEIQVKGKTDWDLGVARESINRKGEIIASPSDGYWTVILRNGNEYTACDDPRVSLSLRVKPQRVGVFVDYEEGLVSFYDVESSSHIYSFTGQSFTEKLYPLFTPCLNDGGKNSSPLIITPVNDNK; via the exons ATGTCATCCTCCAGTGGTCCTCTGTCTGAGGATCTTCAGTGCTCTATATGTCTGGACGTGTTCACTGATCCAGTCAGCACTCCATGTGGACACAACTTCTGCAAGACCTGTCTGAATAAGTGCTGGGACAACAGTCAGACCTGCAGCTGTCCATACTGTAAAGAAACATTCAAGCAAAGACCTGATCTCAAGATTAATACCACACTCAGAGAGCTTGTAGGTCACTATAAAAAGAAAACTCCTGAGAAAACAACTGATGTTCTGTGTGACATCTGTGAGGAAAGAAAGCTGAAAGCCCTGAAGTCGTGTCTGGTGTGTCAGAGCTCTTACTGTGAAACTCACCTGGAGCCTCATTTGAGAGTGGCACGTTTGAAGAAACACAAACTGATGGATCCTGTGAGTAATCTGGAGGACTATATATGTCAGAAACATGAGAGACCTCTGGATCTGTTCTGTAGAGATGATCAGACATGTGTGTGTTACATTTGCACTGTGAAAGACCACAAGAACCACAACATTGTTCCTATAGAAGAGGAGAGTCAAGAGAAGAAG ACTGAACTGATGAAGACACAGAAAGATGTGCAGCAGATGATCCAGGACAGAACCAAGAAGATTAAAGACATCAAACACTCAGCAGAAGTCAGAAAA AGAAACACAGAGAAGGAGAAAGCAGCCCATGTGGAGCTCTTCACTGATctcatccgctccattgagagatATCAGACTGAACTGCTGGAGATGATGGAGGAGCAGCAGAAAGCAGCAGAGAAACAGGAGGAAGAGCTGATTGAAGAGCTGGAGCAGGAGATCACTGAGCTAAAGATGAGAAACACTGAGCTGGAGCAGCTCTCACACACTGAAGATCACCTCCACCTCCTACAG ATTCACTCATCCCTGTGCAGCCCTACAAACACCAGGAACTGGCCTGAGATCAGTATGAAGACTCATGAGAGTCTGGAGACTCTGAGGAGAGATCTGACTCAACTGAAGGACACTATAGATGAGAAACTCACACAAACTG TGTCTAGAGAGCTGAAGTGGATGCAGCAGTATGCAG TGGATGTGACTCTGGATCCTGATACAGCTCAACCTAGACTCATCCTGTCTGATGATGGAAAACAAGTGAGAGATGGAGACATTAGACAGAAACTCCCAGAcaatccagagagatttgatcAATGTGTCTATGTCTTGGGAAAGGAGGGATTCTCCTCAGGGAGATTTTATTTTGAGATTCAGGTGAAGGGAAAGACTGATTGGGATTTAGGAGTGGCCAGAGAATCCATTAACAGGAAGGGAGAGATCATAGCTAGTCCCAGTGATGGATACTGGACTGTGATTCTGAGGAATGGAAATGAATATACAGCCTGTGATGATCCTCGTGTGTCTCTGTCTCTGAGAGTGAAGCCGCAGCGGGTCGGTGTGTTTGTGGATTATGAGGAGGGTCTGGTCTCCTTTTATGATGTGGAGTCCAGCTCTCATATCTACTCTTTCACTGGTCAGTCTTTCACTGAAAAACTCTATCCATTATTTACCCCGTGCCTTAATGATGGAGGTAAAAACTCAAGTCCACTGATCATCACACCTgtcaatgataataaatga